In one window of Arthrobacter pascens DNA:
- a CDS encoding TM0106 family RecB-like putative nuclease — protein sequence MFLLDPACTDPHSSAPDLVFSASDLVAASECEYRTLRILDEKLGRSPKAEFPDDEMQRRAGALGDKHEAKVLASLITRYGAWDAGRGGGVYSIERGQNVRSDLLAKQAETELALRAGADVVFQATFFDGEFLGYADFIVNEAAGTGNPGRYEVWDTKLARHAKVGALLQLAAYGDQLIGMGLEPAPKVTLVLGAVQDGEYVCSVHSLTDLLPVFRERRDRFRSLAGTHRGGDSPVQWRQSGITYCGRCPYCAEQVQSHHDLLMVGGMTLGRRKKLLADGITTIEELADLPAGRAAGSLARLRDQARMQLGRDIPDGSRTFIKDGQEHTVTFKVLPENALASIPAPSPGDIFFDFEGDPLWQDPATGKWGLEYLFGVIEAPVAGADPAGPVVFRPFWAHSRSEERQAFLDFLAYVEARRARYPDMHVYHYAAYEKTALRNLSVTHLAGEDIVDDWLREGVLVDLYAVARHSLRISEPSYSIKKLEPLYMGDNLRSGDVKDAGASVVAYAGYCAARDDGDSARAAEILASISDYNEYDCLSTLRLRDWLLGLRGSGPSASSRPGGKHDDGALLPRQVAAADAEATVEEATAEEVRLREYLDGLPDTRPWTNDERAVAMVAAATGYHRRERKQFWWEHFDRTESELDNWSDHRNVFVVDTAEILTDWTLARPKVRMRTRTLRLSGTMSEGSDFRPGSTWCRLYDAPVPDGLQDPQGNHSARGFAFGTLVTEVKDHPDIPGRTIITIEEKETGKVPAYPHIPLALTEDEPVRTASIEAALAELAQRVGASVPRLPEHPGVDILRKIPPRFRSLPAPAAAEINADPGSVPDYASAITASLLDLDHSYLAVQGPPGTGKTHVGSQVIALLVAHGWKIGVVGQSHNVVENMLCTAIKTAGVDPARVAKKLSAPHEVPWRQTTDKDVAALLASQGGCLIGGTAWTMTGSSVPAGSLDLLVIDEAGQFSLANTLAVARAANRLLLLGDPQQLPQVTQGSHPEPVDESALGWLAAGHATLPDELGYFLADSWRMHPELCRAVSVLSYDGKLESAPAASLRSLAELPPGVDTVFVEHSGNTTCSSEEAAEIVRQAQRHIGLKWIPDGDKPARPLTPEDILVVAAYNAQVQLIRQALGRAGLDGVRVGTVDKFQGQQAPVVLVSMACSAVAEAPRGADFLLNRNRINVAVSRGQWRAVLVRSPELTNYMPAKPAALEELGAFIGLSPREQH from the coding sequence ATGTTCCTGCTTGATCCTGCTTGTACTGATCCTCACTCGAGCGCGCCTGACCTGGTGTTCTCCGCCAGCGATCTTGTAGCCGCCAGCGAGTGTGAGTACCGCACGCTCCGCATTCTGGATGAGAAGCTTGGACGCTCCCCCAAGGCGGAATTTCCCGACGACGAAATGCAGCGCCGTGCCGGAGCTCTCGGTGACAAGCACGAGGCCAAGGTCCTGGCCAGCCTGATCACCCGGTACGGCGCCTGGGATGCGGGCCGCGGCGGGGGCGTCTATTCCATCGAACGCGGACAGAACGTGCGCTCGGACCTGCTCGCCAAGCAGGCTGAAACCGAGCTCGCCCTCCGTGCGGGAGCGGATGTGGTTTTCCAGGCTACTTTTTTTGACGGCGAGTTCCTGGGCTACGCGGACTTCATCGTCAACGAGGCAGCCGGCACGGGCAACCCGGGGCGTTATGAGGTGTGGGACACCAAGCTGGCCCGGCACGCCAAAGTCGGAGCGCTCCTGCAGCTGGCCGCGTATGGCGACCAGCTGATCGGGATGGGCTTGGAGCCCGCACCGAAGGTCACCCTGGTGCTGGGCGCCGTGCAGGACGGCGAGTACGTATGCAGCGTCCATTCGCTCACGGATCTTCTCCCGGTCTTCCGCGAGCGCCGTGACCGCTTCCGCTCGTTGGCCGGCACCCATCGTGGCGGCGATTCCCCGGTTCAGTGGCGGCAATCGGGAATCACGTACTGCGGCCGGTGCCCCTATTGTGCTGAGCAGGTCCAGTCCCACCACGACCTCCTCATGGTCGGGGGCATGACCTTGGGCCGGCGCAAGAAGCTCCTCGCGGACGGCATCACTACCATCGAGGAACTGGCAGACCTCCCCGCCGGCCGGGCCGCCGGTTCACTGGCCAGGCTCCGCGACCAGGCCCGGATGCAGCTGGGACGTGACATCCCCGACGGTTCCCGGACCTTCATTAAGGATGGCCAAGAGCACACTGTTACCTTCAAGGTGCTGCCCGAGAACGCCCTGGCGAGCATTCCGGCGCCAAGCCCCGGCGACATCTTTTTCGACTTCGAAGGAGACCCGCTCTGGCAGGACCCCGCGACCGGTAAGTGGGGACTGGAATACCTGTTCGGCGTGATCGAGGCGCCGGTCGCCGGGGCCGATCCTGCTGGCCCGGTGGTGTTCCGGCCGTTTTGGGCTCACTCGCGATCGGAGGAGCGGCAGGCCTTCCTGGACTTCCTCGCCTATGTCGAAGCCCGCCGCGCCCGCTACCCGGACATGCATGTCTATCATTACGCCGCCTACGAGAAAACCGCGCTCCGGAACCTGTCGGTCACTCACCTGGCGGGCGAGGATATCGTCGATGACTGGCTCCGCGAAGGAGTCCTCGTGGACCTCTACGCGGTTGCAAGGCATTCCCTGCGGATCTCCGAACCGTCCTACTCCATCAAGAAGCTCGAGCCCCTGTACATGGGAGACAACCTCCGCTCCGGTGATGTGAAGGATGCCGGCGCCTCAGTGGTCGCTTACGCGGGCTATTGCGCGGCCCGGGACGACGGCGACTCTGCCAGGGCTGCCGAAATCCTCGCCTCCATCTCCGACTACAACGAGTACGACTGCCTTTCCACCCTCCGCCTCCGTGACTGGCTGCTGGGGCTGCGCGGGTCCGGACCTTCCGCCAGTTCCCGTCCGGGCGGAAAGCACGACGACGGCGCGCTCCTGCCGCGGCAGGTTGCGGCAGCCGACGCTGAAGCCACCGTTGAGGAAGCCACCGCGGAGGAGGTCCGGCTCCGGGAGTACCTGGACGGCCTCCCGGACACTCGCCCCTGGACCAACGACGAGCGGGCCGTGGCCATGGTTGCTGCTGCCACCGGATACCACCGGCGGGAGCGGAAGCAGTTCTGGTGGGAACACTTCGACCGCACCGAATCCGAACTGGATAACTGGTCCGACCACCGAAACGTCTTCGTCGTTGATACCGCCGAAATCCTCACGGACTGGACACTGGCCAGGCCCAAAGTCAGGATGCGCACCCGCACCCTGAGGCTGAGCGGGACCATGAGCGAAGGCTCCGACTTCAGGCCCGGCAGCACCTGGTGCCGGCTCTATGATGCCCCGGTACCGGACGGCCTCCAGGACCCGCAGGGCAACCACTCTGCCCGCGGCTTCGCGTTCGGCACGCTGGTCACCGAGGTGAAGGACCATCCTGACATTCCAGGCCGGACCATCATCACCATCGAGGAAAAGGAGACGGGCAAGGTCCCTGCCTACCCGCATATCCCCCTCGCCCTGACCGAGGATGAGCCGGTCCGCACCGCCAGCATCGAGGCAGCCCTCGCCGAGCTGGCCCAGAGGGTGGGCGCCTCCGTGCCCCGCCTCCCCGAACACCCCGGGGTGGACATCCTCCGCAAGATTCCGCCACGGTTCCGCTCGCTCCCGGCCCCTGCCGCCGCCGAAATCAACGCGGACCCGGGATCCGTCCCGGACTACGCGTCAGCAATCACCGCCTCCTTGTTGGATCTCGACCACTCCTACCTGGCTGTGCAGGGACCTCCGGGAACGGGCAAGACGCACGTCGGCTCGCAGGTGATCGCCCTGCTGGTCGCCCACGGCTGGAAGATCGGCGTCGTCGGCCAGTCTCACAACGTGGTGGAGAACATGCTGTGCACGGCCATCAAAACGGCGGGCGTGGATCCCGCGCGCGTGGCCAAGAAACTGTCCGCCCCGCATGAGGTGCCGTGGCGGCAGACGACGGACAAGGACGTCGCCGCGCTGCTCGCCAGCCAGGGCGGCTGCCTGATCGGTGGTACCGCCTGGACCATGACGGGGAGCTCAGTTCCGGCCGGCTCCCTCGACCTGCTGGTGATCGACGAGGCCGGCCAGTTCTCGCTCGCCAACACCCTGGCAGTGGCCCGGGCGGCCAATCGGCTCCTGCTCCTAGGCGACCCGCAACAGCTTCCCCAGGTCACGCAGGGCTCCCATCCTGAACCCGTTGATGAGTCCGCCCTGGGCTGGCTCGCCGCCGGCCACGCCACGCTTCCCGATGAGTTGGGCTATTTCCTGGCGGACAGCTGGCGGATGCACCCGGAACTGTGCCGTGCAGTGTCCGTCCTGAGCTACGACGGCAAGCTGGAATCCGCCCCCGCAGCATCCCTCCGCAGCCTGGCCGAGCTGCCCCCGGGGGTGGATACGGTCTTCGTAGAACACAGCGGGAACACCACCTGCTCCAGCGAAGAGGCAGCCGAAATTGTCCGGCAGGCACAGAGGCACATCGGGCTGAAATGGATCCCCGACGGCGATAAGCCGGCGCGGCCGCTCACCCCGGAGGACATCCTGGTGGTGGCCGCCTACAACGCGCAAGTCCAGCTGATCCGGCAAGCCTTGGGAAGGGCCGGACTTGACGGTGTCCGGGTGGGCACGGTGGACAAGTTCCAAGGGCAGCAGGCTCCCGTGGTGCTCGTTTCCATGGCGTGCTCGGCAGTCGCCGAGGCCCCGCGGGGAGCCGATTTCCTGCTCAACCGAAACAGGATCAACGTCGCAGTCTCACGCGGCCAGTGGCGCGCTGTGTTGGTGCGCTCCCCTGAACTGACCAACTACATGCCCGCCAAGCCCGCGGCCCTGGAGGAACTGGGCGCTTTCATTGGCCTAAGTCCCCGGGAACAGCACTGA
- a CDS encoding acylphosphatase, translated as MSSDVPASDDVPATDDVRLSARVFGMVQGVGFRFWTMGKAEELGLTGTVENLADGSVDVVAEGPRRRIQEFREWLNSGNTPGRVERVEDTISAAEGNFRRFRAR; from the coding sequence ATGAGCTCCGATGTCCCAGCAAGCGATGATGTCCCAGCAACCGATGATGTCCGGCTCTCTGCCCGCGTCTTCGGCATGGTACAGGGCGTGGGTTTCCGCTTCTGGACGATGGGTAAGGCTGAGGAACTGGGACTGACGGGGACTGTGGAGAACCTCGCCGACGGCTCGGTGGATGTGGTTGCCGAAGGACCGCGCCGGCGGATCCAGGAGTTCCGGGAGTGGCTGAATTCAGGGAATACTCCAGGCCGGGTGGAGCGCGTGGAGGACACCATCTCCGCCGCCGAAGGGAACTTCCGCAGGTTCAGGGCCCGCTGA
- a CDS encoding YceI family protein, with protein sequence MTLPSGLTPGVWTLDMSHSEIGFSVRHAGISKVRGRFTEASAEARIGQSLADASLHATVRTASFDSGDANRDAHVRGADFFDVEHYPEMAFRATSVEGDGEDYTLTGDLTIKGITKPVELEVEFTGVAVDPFGATRAGFSAEAEISRKEFGLTWNATLEAGGLLVSDKVKINVEAALVKQS encoded by the coding sequence ATGACTCTTCCTTCAGGCCTCACTCCCGGCGTATGGACCCTGGATATGTCGCACAGTGAGATTGGCTTTAGTGTCCGCCACGCCGGCATCAGCAAGGTCCGCGGCCGCTTTACAGAGGCCAGCGCAGAAGCCCGGATCGGCCAGTCGTTGGCGGATGCTTCGCTCCACGCGACGGTCAGGACGGCCAGCTTCGATTCCGGAGACGCCAACCGGGATGCGCACGTGCGCGGCGCGGACTTCTTCGATGTGGAGCACTACCCCGAGATGGCCTTTCGGGCCACGTCGGTGGAGGGCGACGGCGAGGACTACACCCTTACCGGCGACCTCACGATCAAGGGAATCACCAAACCAGTAGAGCTGGAAGTCGAATTTACCGGCGTCGCCGTTGACCCGTTCGGTGCCACCCGTGCAGGGTTCTCAGCCGAGGCGGAAATCAGCCGGAAAGAGTTCGGGCTGACCTGGAACGCGACATTGGAAGCCGGCGGCCTGCTGGTCAGCGACAAAGTGAAGATCAACGTCGAAGCAGCGTTGGTCAAGCAGTCCTGA
- a CDS encoding alpha/beta fold hydrolase, which yields MDSVEVAGLRIAYQRAGAGPPLVLLHGAYEDSRIWRRQLDGLSDEFTVIAWDAPGCGQSDDPPPELTGRDFGDALAGFLRATVAGKPHVLGFSWGSCVALELYKGHPEAAASLVLASAYAGWAGSLPPEEVERRIAQITAELEQPAEAFIQDWLPTLLTERADPALLEEAAAIIADFHPAGMRAMLNAMGRSDYRDVLPAITVPTLLLYGAEDVRSPVDVANEMHRNIRDSELAVIPDVGHLAQCEAPEAFNAEVRRFLHALPA from the coding sequence ATGGACTCCGTGGAGGTTGCAGGCCTGCGCATCGCCTATCAGCGGGCTGGCGCAGGCCCGCCGCTGGTGTTGCTTCATGGCGCCTACGAGGACAGCCGCATCTGGCGGCGCCAGCTGGACGGGCTCTCGGACGAGTTCACTGTCATCGCATGGGATGCGCCGGGGTGCGGTCAGTCGGATGATCCGCCCCCGGAGCTGACCGGGCGTGACTTCGGTGATGCCCTGGCTGGTTTCCTACGGGCAACCGTGGCCGGGAAACCGCACGTGCTCGGTTTCTCCTGGGGGTCGTGCGTTGCCCTTGAACTCTATAAAGGCCATCCGGAGGCGGCCGCCTCCCTGGTGCTGGCTTCTGCCTACGCAGGTTGGGCCGGGTCCTTGCCGCCCGAGGAGGTGGAGCGGCGTATCGCCCAAATCACTGCGGAGCTTGAACAGCCGGCTGAGGCTTTCATCCAGGACTGGCTGCCCACGCTGCTAACGGAGCGGGCGGATCCTGCCCTCCTGGAGGAGGCGGCTGCAATCATCGCGGACTTCCACCCGGCAGGAATGCGCGCGATGCTCAATGCCATGGGCCGGTCCGATTACAGGGACGTACTGCCCGCCATCACGGTGCCCACGCTGCTGCTCTACGGGGCGGAGGATGTCCGTTCTCCCGTGGACGTCGCCAACGAGATGCACCGGAACATCCGCGATTCTGAGCTGGCGGTGATTCCCGACGTCGGGCACTTGGCCCAGTGTGAAGCGCCGGAGGCCTTCAACGCAGAGGTCCGCCGGTTCCTGCACGCGCTGCCCGCCTAG
- a CDS encoding pullulanase X25 domain-containing protein — protein MATSIAENTYLRLKTVLDVLTEGAWTGDSLNAGEVLAEATARVPFSPHEAELLSGGIPRGHKTLTSATAKLVKAGWLVKGRSGWTITDDGMRATVAFPDADAFAAALDAGTPVPADLPVPAAPANFVPYKAAAASTAAAVANAGAATATTPAPKEGSVKEAAKKTPAKKAPAKKAADAVGKAAKLIEDVVEPVVKAVRTRKTAPKAKAETAATNGTAPAVASDVETFPQPEAVAVAGDFNTILGAPENWAPQYDEAQLELDSLDQLWKINAELPAGYYTFKIALNRSWEENYGAFGTFDGPNHELHHDGGSVTIRYDHRTRDITIN, from the coding sequence ATGGCCACGTCCATCGCAGAAAACACCTACCTTCGACTCAAGACAGTGCTGGATGTCCTGACCGAAGGCGCGTGGACCGGTGATTCGTTGAACGCTGGTGAAGTGCTCGCGGAAGCCACGGCCCGCGTTCCGTTCAGCCCGCACGAGGCCGAGCTGCTGAGCGGCGGCATCCCCCGCGGACACAAAACGCTTACATCGGCCACGGCCAAGCTGGTCAAGGCCGGCTGGCTGGTCAAGGGCCGTTCCGGCTGGACCATCACCGATGACGGCATGCGTGCCACTGTCGCCTTCCCCGATGCAGACGCCTTTGCGGCAGCGCTCGACGCCGGCACACCGGTCCCGGCAGACCTTCCGGTTCCGGCGGCCCCGGCTAACTTTGTGCCTTACAAGGCAGCTGCAGCCAGCACGGCAGCAGCCGTCGCAAACGCCGGGGCGGCCACGGCAACGACTCCCGCTCCCAAGGAGGGCAGCGTGAAGGAGGCAGCCAAGAAGACCCCGGCCAAAAAAGCGCCGGCCAAGAAAGCGGCCGACGCCGTCGGCAAGGCCGCAAAACTGATCGAGGACGTGGTGGAGCCCGTCGTCAAGGCGGTACGGACTCGGAAGACTGCCCCCAAGGCGAAGGCGGAGACGGCAGCGACCAACGGGACGGCGCCAGCCGTTGCCAGCGACGTCGAGACCTTCCCGCAGCCTGAAGCAGTGGCCGTGGCCGGCGACTTCAACACGATCCTGGGCGCACCGGAGAACTGGGCACCGCAGTATGACGAGGCCCAGCTGGAACTCGACTCCCTGGACCAGCTGTGGAAGATCAACGCTGAGTTGCCTGCCGGGTACTACACGTTCAAGATCGCCCTGAACCGCTCGTGGGAAGAGAATTACGGCGCGTTCGGCACCTTCGACGGGCCCAACCACGAACTGCACCACGACGGCGGCTCCGTCACCATCCGCTACGACCACCGAACGCGGGACATCACCATCAACTGA